A window of the Vigna angularis cultivar LongXiaoDou No.4 chromosome 3, ASM1680809v1, whole genome shotgun sequence genome harbors these coding sequences:
- the LOC108324385 gene encoding AT-hook motif nuclear-localized protein 20: protein MDLSINERSFGREREDEEEEDRDNGDEPKEGAVEVGTRRPRGRPPGSKNKPKPPIFVTRDSPNSLRSHVMEVAGGADVAESVAQFARRRQRGVCVLSGSGSVANVTLRQPAAPGAVVALHGRFEILSLTGAFLPGPAPPGATGLTVYLAGGQGQVVGGSVVGPLVAAGPVMIIAATFANATYERLPLEEEDEDGGGGGSVQGGSTLGGSPPGIGSSGGGGGDGVSGGSHLPGGIPDPSSLPLYNLPPNLLSNGGGPVGHEAYAWAHGHGRTPF, encoded by the coding sequence ATGGACCTTTCCATCAACGAGAGAAGCTTCGGCagagaaagagaagatgaagaggaagaagatagaGACAACGGCGATGAACCCAAAGAGGGTGCTGTCGAGGTTGGAACTCGCAGGCCCAGAGGGAGACCACCGGGCTCCAAGAACAAGCCCAAACCACCCATCTTTGTCACCAGGGACAGCCCAAACTCCCTCAGAAGCCATGTCATGGAGGTTGCCGGTGGCGCAGACGTCGCCGAAAGCGTCGCCCAGTTCGCTCGCCGCCGCCAGCGTGGGGTGTGTGTTCTCAGTGGGAGCGGTTCTGTTGCCAACGTCACTCTCCGGCAACCGGCAGCGCCGGGAGCGGTTGTGGCACTGCATGGAAGGTTTGAGATTTTATCCCTAACCGGAGCGTTTCTGCCTGGCCCTGCTCCGCCAGGTGCCACCGGACTTACTGTGTATCTGGCCGGAGGACAGGGCCAGGTTGTAGGAGGAAGCGTTGTTGGTCCTCTTGTGGCAGCTGGACCAGTGATGATTATAGCTGCCACTTTTGCTAATGCTACATATGAGAGGTTGCCACTTGAAGAGGAGGATGAAGACGGTGGCGGTGGTGGCAGTGTCCAAGGAGGAAGTACTCTGGGAGGGTCTCCTCCTGGAATCGGTAGCAGTGGCGGTGGTGGTGGTGACGGTGTGAGTGGTGGGAGCCACTTGCCCGGTGGGATTCCCGATCCTTCTTCTTTGCCTTTGTATAACCTTCCACCAAATCTTCTATCCAATGGAGGAGGCCCAGTGGGGCATGAGGCTTATGCTTGGGCACATGGCCATGGAAGAACACCTTTCTGA